The Gemmata palustris genome includes a region encoding these proteins:
- a CDS encoding cytochrome c — protein sequence MRRFVFALSLFGAALLAANGLTADEPKKTDAKLTKKDLGKMMKDAHHGAKSPHARTAAELKKDAPDWEEITKDVKAFVAMGEAFQKVNLNYTSPAKYIESTTALSKAAGGKDKKAATEAFTGLTKSCASCHFYGGAPGGLEK from the coding sequence ATGCGACGATTTGTATTCGCGCTCTCACTGTTCGGCGCCGCACTGCTGGCCGCAAACGGTTTGACCGCCGACGAGCCGAAGAAGACTGATGCGAAGCTGACGAAGAAGGATCTCGGCAAGATGATGAAGGACGCCCACCACGGGGCGAAATCGCCACACGCGCGCACTGCCGCAGAATTGAAGAAGGACGCGCCCGACTGGGAGGAGATCACCAAAGACGTGAAGGCGTTCGTCGCGATGGGCGAAGCGTTCCAGAAGGTGAATCTCAACTACACGTCGCCCGCGAAGTACATCGAGAGCACAACGGCGCTGAGCAAGGCGGCCGGGGGCAAAGACAAGAAGGCCGCGACCGAGGCATTCACCGGACTGACGAAGTCGTGTGCTTCGTGTCACTTCTACGGCGGTGCGCCCGGCGGCCTGGAGAAGTAA
- a CDS encoding cob(I)yrinic acid a,c-diamide adenosyltransferase: MVFLSRIYTKSGDGGETGLGDGSRVPKDAARVEAYGEVDELNSVLGLVTANCPDCPESKLLRVIQNDLFDVGADLCVPQADGEGSGKALRVVPAQYERLEWAIDRLNEGLQPLRSFILPGGTPAAAWLHLARTVCRRAERAVVTLQRTEQVNTHALIYLNRLSDFLFVLARVTNDGGKGDVLWVPGASREG; encoded by the coding sequence ATGGTCTTTCTCTCGCGCATCTACACGAAGTCCGGCGACGGCGGTGAAACGGGCTTGGGTGACGGCTCGCGCGTGCCAAAAGACGCAGCGCGCGTCGAAGCCTACGGCGAAGTGGACGAACTGAATTCCGTTCTGGGCCTCGTTACTGCGAACTGCCCGGACTGTCCCGAAAGCAAGCTCCTGCGGGTCATCCAGAACGACCTCTTCGACGTGGGAGCAGATTTGTGCGTGCCGCAAGCTGATGGCGAAGGATCCGGAAAAGCACTGCGCGTGGTGCCCGCACAGTACGAGCGATTGGAGTGGGCCATCGATCGGTTGAACGAGGGGTTACAACCACTGAGGAGTTTCATTCTGCCGGGCGGAACGCCGGCCGCCGCGTGGTTGCATCTGGCGCGAACCGTGTGCCGACGGGCCGAACGCGCGGTGGTCACCCTTCAACGCACGGAGCAAGTCAACACACACGCGCTGATCTACCTGAACCGACTCAGCGACTTTTTGTTCGTGCTCGCCCGCGTCACGAATGACGGCGGAAAGGGAGACGTGCTTTGGGTTCCGGGAGCGAGCCGCGAGGGATAA